One region of Cryptosporidium parvum Iowa II chromosome 4, whole genome shotgun sequence genomic DNA includes:
- a CDS encoding similarity at COOH terminus with programmed cell death protein 2 yields METILNLFFRNTPYSIVKRRVIYLFYCENNYCSMNWTTFRSSVESNLHNATESFPNKESSILTDDWLQSAGIDINTSVTNQNIQNDSKIIENLFSRKLDQKSYLIKYISESDVDNGDIKIKFLLDSYISNADNDPIEIEKCSDSDVSSDKSDNEYLDPSNAEESCYIFDKDRYLHNFSSEISKFPRQIIRYCFGGTPLYSESPKKINIPTCKECGSNKVFEFQIISSIIYEWENLFGEKDIFCKCSSEWSTIIIYTCSKDCNTEFSEETAIIQYFI; encoded by the coding sequence ATGGAAActatattgaatttatttttcagaaatacTCCATATTCAATTGTTAAAAGACGAGttatatatttgttttattgtgaaaataattattgtaGCATGAATTGGACTACCTTTAGGTCCTCTGTTGAATCAAATTTACACAACGCAACTGAAAGCTTTCCAAATAAGGAAAGTAGCATTCTAACTGATGATTGGCTTCAATCAGCAGGTATAGATATTAATACATCAGTtacaaatcaaaatattcaaaacgattcaaaaataattgaaaatttatttagtAGGAAATTGGAccaaaaaagttatttgatcaaatatatatcaGAAAGTGATGTTGATAATGGTGatatcaaaattaaatttttattggaTTCTTACATTTCTAATGCCGATAACGATCCAATTGAAATCGAAAAATGTTCAGACTCTGATGTTTCATCTGATAAAAGCGATAACGAATATTTAGACCCATCTAATGCTGAAGAAAGTTGCTATATATTTGATAAGGATAGATATTTGCACAATTTTTCTTCAGAAATCTCAAAATTTCCAAGACAAATAATTAGGTATTGCTTTGGTGGTACTCCTCTTTATTCAGAAAGTCcgaaaaaaataaatattccaacTTGTAAAGAATGTGGTTCAAACAAAGTCTttgaatttcaaataatttcttcaataatataCGAGTGGGAAAACTTGTTTGgagaaaaagatattttctGTAAATGCAGTTCTGAATGGtcaacaataataatatatacttGTTCTAAAGATTGTAATACGGAATTTTCTGAAGAGACAGCAATTATACAGTATTTTATATAG
- a CDS encoding FRP1 like protein involved in DNA repair with a FAT domain and a phosphatidylinositol kinase domain at the C-terminus → MNNNELVDIIDTFISVEELNRNLDEFIDSHSECIGTLRKYLLDSIREFIFGESSTNTRLKTIKGINSSLKGLCCNFGHLVFPSNGLIQFFYRLLSKIFTKNFFFLPYLNVNEESEVFFQRSNDNEMIYCCVSSLLTILKILSNGNKYLYMVFANETIMNVNKLNSALKYKKFSKNCCDHSQSIDIYFSFLQAIKLNSKHISVAESPVCVDLPKENNWFIYLMGHITIQLLLNQIICFEDSSIRDRLIIAWLRVLNSCIETRQLEFIGMILYILKNITFDFKKEISYPNIFYLIKNNTVEFLYNEDVVNQFTNILPCYIAHCVHNTSTIVLFGEFTIWYLNGFLRACLFRKLNYNIQNSNTYISQIELILKFWFKRFRLTSNNFFDEYSSKLIFEILNKIPFISENMSIMIGGSIMSAMIHKNNSDKVSYINIRMFSLLIKLKSLSFFPIDEANFDELTKNIIKPSICGINELYSKKYDSLLITTHIQMVISRYFNSALGNLKDQLPLCYSISMTIELIRLMVEQDIGCTFEFGKYIMNHLCRTIASNEDKISDWGLAQCILLTELSIRILSKSKKTLEGILEPLIDLIDSASIFFIIISNCIINFILINCINSFEIKKSLVNKILMKLNSFNISCTLSKMVQIKLIKLLSIIVLKNSEVENLNIITDLQILLNSIRISNENCFPFGSSFNSISYFDLFQENSYCESKLLSFLPTIPICPFCKQENGFVPSKELFICNGCWRVIPTSIDIDDSVIVPEIKNYFSTIDILLNFNKKQVFKIDTIDLLFDSINRIQTNTQDKHNQSFFAILSILFSFIQNKSVDEINNMTAYLQSSIFGKDYLNYSQFQLNLLMLSGEFLRNHLMCYSRNNLLTSELIFPTPLVISKIVSELIDPETFFFTNVEDILRISLFFGPEIKDFQKTLDQLESIKHAFFGDVFKINELVNYFSKKKMNSTELYFTLGICKKLNKLLNCKYTDLHLTENSQILLSIASMEVKVQNIMLITTAFTDESFSNFFSSALAALRLAVIGLENNWKILWRRNSLSEFSKGIIPEKIVRNESTYVFKYNSKVIYNTLSVICSVLMRQNTTLSSISLSPGTNKLTSIQLSSFFNSKNKHPNWLISLLGPTFVYLTPNLFYKSFFGNKNNFSNTIFLYLKKYVPSSLSFDKLIIQIPFFLINNMNDDDLDIETYIDFLKNNIYSSLLHNTTPDDFQLPKALVNTSIASLFWNITSSENIIKFLGHEDDDKFFSNFLDNLTLECLMYNCSENHIFSKQCDWLKKKINILICESDLNTIHLPRKKKQKVLNEIKQSIEIPQLIENYIGENLMWLLEFYSKSFLIGESTGIRNNSQLKHIFFPISFIISEPPPSNRASMYWYRVFRSLSLLLYFSRKYIKEYATRLFELLMKATNKSNMHPSCIQCWNIFTLQLIEDFRENKDINQNIFLHLLSPIMEQLFIIIEPFTLNKSSFLIHLENFLKFIISSVLSINKSYFALIPIIKSSESNSIRKIILNCYYGDHFLDTCTENVEYEYCRLVFHLLNERIDFSLKFFSTHAPYITYEKLLGSIKDVILLSPIDAYWTLFGNNEECISIKRLNVLYNKCLNIISNTSNDSLILFQKSNIETHLIDQQNEKLTSRMNILNTGLKYNRLLPKTYSQKKFINLEKSTSNLKNSISVIIGTIGAIDYNFNGYLEPNIAHLHDYTDNLKHHTFKQIDSTEFQSNNASMFIKNLDVLTVDLIQNHLLAYSHWNVAAFAIQEALKFIGCHNSLSNLEMNERVWNLFHPEVKDILQPYKLTEYRIIQGTNEHLLDQLKFLSDERTENVYEFYFWCLDLINNEINKINEFEKPSKIPVNIKNINILFEGCRVVSLGIPSVFNFILPLSIEFILLFCDHSVIRNLKEKLCSLIISGLECGVSDRLNNFSMLDSRKDNRIKSSSLIIHHVTYESIFIVITHLMEIFENIIQCKVPQILPWFNESLLEPFLQELYLNEINQFDNSINEKNINQTEEGKIVSPSNVTLSLLAEATKMKSSKATIDLFSDKSCQSNPQYFENEIISYIFNLKQENGKNEEIKSIENKKKLPNEIKFLSTLSNFPVIKTIANLQFITDLPISILIQAALSCGSYTRALLLFERFLLVKYTNEDFPKRKQRKFNKLRTSLMTQFGLASKYSGNAIDYFRTNGFNNIDFDPLNPLKFYKTCYRTYTELPNIFEEDKKKTINHILYLPFQCYLGIKDTDNLLGIMTIYEQMSTFAQGTFDKQLIESLLREDYYGAATIYERIISNNSEINHLIFRNYLRCLLKAGFPHIVLTTLLNANKIVGFKTELENLSQNFKENNFSNQLNYINSNLFISEALEACYQLGNWEFLEIIISDNKNNVEQKIQSNLINNIYMDLFIPSNIDTIMQRFDIYRGKLLLHLHFAKSNIAQKDNKFNESFINTLEKARSLLLTPLSIKWNDSHTRSSTILEKLHILMDIEFVYYFFIRLKNKQMINNPLIKKFDFIEKQNKLEWIKVSELFVLRVDNAKINSEKKYSLLSQAKITLEVAGFELSSFLLLLVLERSKISILNSNSSQSYINFLNSFEMIGMQNHSLDQDFHLLNNNVSAFGIADSSLMDLHSMNYNGRERVPGLIQIDNLISISYFEKILGRDVNFEKINWSRTEKELLDEWELYCKNKYIITLNQNLLVTYLFKLFQRNQIKVAIHFYEMITSNRSNDLLDDVTFSEINLVYLDWAIKSSMISPENIINTFRETLEIRSNCEKTYFQFANYLDNYFHLIVSSSEAENNFPTSSTTSKNNYNLGSIFQCDETIFLCINMYLSCLKCGNSFIYPSLSRVLFLIFNYSNIILKHGIVQSSGKCENAKILPDTFFRLKKEILELPPSLWYVVLPQLLSRCQHPGLGSIIIQPLIAKILRKLPRQAAWSFVSMLKSNSSERKGTAISILKMSKVITNEENDEEFINETDFSLILDEYIRLFDNLMVLAMDSSSGSNIQLQSKDQRASNRASNKCMSLRSDFQSLYHSMKNLNKSKGLIIPTQLQLSFNYSSINHARCKFFSNYLPTCKKRNSNSDQQFLPNYFKNSQMPNIVRNLITISGMEDTIFVLPSKQKPKKIGLIGSNGETYYYLVKNEKRGDLRKDMRLMELAQLLNQRMSNAKGLSLRTFSVVPLSEVAGIIEWVPNVTTLGNIVMGEWKELIGSSKFHRQLLETQDILRQNSLQPDKLYKLYSEEILPKYPPMLHNWFFKKFSTKSSYIWLKSKEKYTKSTAVWSMFGYIVGLGDRHAENILIDTQVGDIIHVDFDCLFGKGFLLEIPEIVPFRLTPNIVIAMGSCGVEGTFTGTSISSMSIFRSPFNKSLIMTFLEAFIHDPLIEWMRPGKTTQISNLGGSVDPISFLAAAKGHSHLRTIYRKLNGMVDCFSQNKKAALALYGPNNCSQRRPFHERGLGLSVESQVLELISSAKCKRNLSQMYAGWMPQL, encoded by the coding sequence atgaataataatgaattggTGGATATCATTGATACATTCATTAGCGTGGAGGAGTTAAATAGAAATTTAGATGAGTTTATCGACTCTCATAGTGAATGTATCGGTACCCTACgtaaatatttacttgATAGTATTCGCGAGTTTATATTCGGGGAAAGTAGCACGAATACGCGAttaaaaactattaaaGGCATTAACTCATCCTTAAAAGGCTTATGCTGTAACTTTGGGCATCTTGTTTTTCCCTCGAATGGCcttattcaatttttttacAGGCTTTTAAGTAAAATTTTTactaaaaatttttttttcttaccCTACTTAAATGTAAATGAAGAAAGTGAAGTTTTTTTTCAGAGATCAAATGACAATGAAATGATTTATTGTTGTGTCTCATCTCTTCTGACcattttgaagatattgTCGAATggaaacaaatatttatatatggTATTTGCCAACGAAACCATAATGAATGTAAATAAACTAAACTCAGCTTTGAAATATAagaaattttcaaaaaactGTTGTGATCATTCACAAAGCATTGATATTTACTTTTCATTTCTTCAAGCTATTAAGTTAAATTCTAAGCATATAAGTGTAGCAGAATCTCCTGTTTGTGTTGACTTGCCAAAGGAAAATAATTggtttatttatttaatggGACATATAACAATACAACTGcttttaaatcaaattatttgtttcGAAGATTCATCCATTAGAGACAGATTAATTATTGCTTGGCTCAGGGTACTAAATTCATGCATTGAAACTAGACAACTAGAATTTATTGGAATGATATTATACATCCTGAAGAACATTAcatttgattttaaaaaagaaataagttatccaaatattttctatttgataaaaaataatactgttgaatttctttataaCGAAGATGTAGTAAATCAGttcacaaatattttacCATGCTATATTGCACACTGCGTACATAATACTTCCACTATAGTTCTGTTTGGAGAATTTACAATTTGGTACTTAAATGGGTTTTTGAGGGCATGcttatttagaaaattaaattataatatacaaaattcaaatacttatatttctcaaattgaattaattttaaaattttggTTCAAACGATTCAGATTGACCtcaaataacttttttgaTGAATACTCTTCaaagttaatatttgaaatattaaataaaataccTTTTATTTCAGAAAACATGTCTATAATGATAGGGGGAAGTATTATGAGTGCAATGATCCACAAGAATAACAGCGATAAGGTCTCTTACATAAATATTAGGAtgttttcattattaattaaattaaagtCACTCAGCTTTTTCCCTATTGACGAAGCAAATTTTGATGAGCTTAcgaaaaatattataaaaccTTCAATCTGTGGAATAAATGAATTGTATTCTAAAAAATATGATTCTTTACTAATTACAACACATATTCAAATGGTTATTTCGagatattttaattcagCTCTCGGAAATTTAAAAGACCAATTACCATTATGTTATTCTATATCCATGACAATTGAACTTATTCGATTAATGGTAGAACAAGATATTGGCTGCACTTTTGAATTCGGGAAGTATATTATGAACCACCTTTGTAGAACAATAGCATCCAATGAAGATAAGATTTCGGATTGGGGATTAGCCCAATGTATTTTACTTACGGAACTTTCTATTCgtattttatcaaaatctaAGAAAACACTGGAAGGGATTTTAGAGCCATTAATTGATCTAATTGACAGTGCAAGTATattctttataattatttcaaattgtattattaattttattttaattaattgtataaattcatttgaaataaaaaagagtttggttaataaaattttaatgaagcttaatagttttaatatttcatgCACTCTTTCGAAAATGGttcaaattaaattaataaaactaCTTTCAATTAtagttttgaaaaataGCGAAGTTGaaaatcttaatattataactGATTTGCAAATACTTTTAAATAGTATACGAATAAGCAACGAGAATTGCTTTCCTTTTGGAAGCTCATTTAATTCCATTtcatattttgatttatttcaagaaaataGCTATTGTGAAAGTAAGttactttcttttctaCCAACAATACCAATTTGTCCCTTTTGCAAACAAGAAAATGGATTTGTACCTtctaaagaattatttatttgtaatgGTTGTTGGAGGGTAATACCTACTTCTATTGATATTGATGATTCAGTTATTGTTCCAGAAATTAAGAACTATTTTTCTACAATAGATATTTTACTAAATTTTAACAAAAAGCAAGTCTTTAAAATTGATacaattgatttattatttgattcaataaataGGATTCAAACGAATACTCAAGACAAGCATAACCAAAGTTTTTTTGctatattatcaattttattcAGCTTCATACAAAATAAATCagttgatgaaattaataatatgacAGCTTATTTACAAAGCAgtatttttggaaaagaTTACTTGAATTATTCTCAATTCCAACTCAATTTACTAATGCTATCAGGAGAATTCTTGCGGAACCATCTTATGTGCTACtcaagaaataatttacttaCTAGTGAATTGATTTTTCCTACCCCACTAGTGATATCTAAAATTGTTAGTGAGTTAATAGATCCtgaaactttttttttcacaaATGTTGAAGACATATTGAGAATATCACTTTTTTTTGGGCCtgaaataaaagattttCAGAAAACTTTAGATCAATTGGAATCAATTAAACACGCATTTTTTGGCGAtgtttttaaaattaatgaactggttaattatttctctaaaaaaaaaatgaatagtactgaattatattttacaCTTGGTATTTGTAAAAaacttaataaattactCAATTGTAAATATACAGATTTACATTTGACTGaaaattctcaaatattGTTAAGTATTGCCTCTATGGAAGTTAAagttcaaaatattatgcTAATTACAACTGCATTTACCGATGAATCATTCAGCAATTTTTTCTCTTCAGCGCTGGCAGCTCTGAGACTTGCAGTAATTGgattagaaaataattggAAGATATTATGGCGTAGAAATAGCCTTAGTGAATTTTCAAAAGGAATAATACCTGAGAAAATAGTGAGAAATGAATCAACCTATGTTTTCAAGTATAACTCAAAGGTAATATACAATACATTATCTGTAATTTGTTCCGTATTAATGAGGCAGAATACCACACTATCTAGTATTTCATTATCTCCTGgaacaaataaattaacaTCAATACAATTgtcatctttttttaattccaaaaataagCATCCTAATTGGTTAATTTCACTACTTGGCCCTACTTTTGTATATCTCACAcctaatttattttataagTCTTTTTTTGgcaataaaaataatttttctaatacaatttttttatatttaaaaaaatatgttcCAAGTTCACTttcatttgataaattaataatccAAATACCATTTTTTCtgataaataatatgaatgatgatgatttaGATATTGAAACATACATTgattttcttaaaaataatatttatagcAGCTTATTACATAATACAACTCCAGATGATTTTCAATTACCAAAAGCATTAGTAAATACATCTATTGCATCTcttttttggaatattacCAGttctgaaaatattataaaatttttgGGTCACGAAGATGACGATAAGTTTTTTAGCAATTTTCTTGATAATTTGACTTTAGAGTGTCTAATGTATAATTGTTCTGAAAACCATATTTTCTCCAAACAGTGTGATTGgctaaagaagaaaattaatattctaaTTTGTGAATCCGACCTCAATACAATACATCTGCCtagaaaaaagaaacaaaaggTTCTAAACGAAATTAAACAGTCTATTGAGATACCacaattaatagaaaattatattgGCGAAAATTTAATGTGGTTATTAGAATTTTATAGCAAAAGTTTCTTAATAGGGGAATCTACTGGAATACGGAATAATTCACAACTAAAAcatatattttttccaatatcttttattatctcAGAACCACCACCTTCAAATAGAGCATCTATGTATTGGTATAGAGTTTTTAGGTCCCTTTCACTTTTATTATACTTTTCAAGGaagtatattaaagaatacGCAACAAGACTATTCGAACTTTTAATGAAAGCtacaaataaatcaaaCATGCACCCTTCTTGTATTCAATGCTGGAACATTTTTACCTTGCaattaattgaagattttcGAGAGAACAAAGATATTaaccaaaatatttttttgcaTTTATTATCCCCTATTATGGAACAATTATTCATTATCATTGAACCAtttactttaaataaatcttcATTTCTTATTCATCTAgagaattttttaaaatttattatatcttCAGTTTTGAGCATAAATAAGAGCTATTTTGCACTAAttccaattattaaaagttcAGAAAGTAATTCTATCAGGAAGATTATTCTCAATTGTTACTATGGCGATCATTTTTTGGATACATGCACAGAAAATGTAGAATATGAGTATTGCAGACTTGTTTTCCATCTACTAAATGAAAGAATagatttttcattaaagtttttttcGACTCATGCTCCCTATATTACATATGAAAAATTGCTTGGATCTATTAAAGATGTAATTTTACTCTCTCCGATTGATGCATATTGGACTTTATTTGGGAATAATGAAGAGTGTATTTCAATTAAACGTTTAAATGTGCTATACAATAAatgtttaaatattatttcaaatacgAGTAACGACTCattaattctatttcaaaaatcaaatatagaAACTCATCTAATTGATCAGCAAAATGAAAAACTTACATCTagaatgaatattttaaataccGGACTTAAATATAATCGCTTACTACCCAAAACTTACtcacaaaaaaaatttattaacttaGAAAAAAGTacttcaaatttaaaaaattcaatttcagTAATAATTGGTACAATTGGGGCAATTGACTATAACTTTAATGGCTACTTAGAACCGAACATAGCTCACTTACACGACTATACTGACAATTTAAAGCACCATACTTTCAAACAAATAGACTCAACTGAATTTCAGTCAAATAATGCTTCAATGTTCATAAAAAATCTTGATGTTTTGACAGTAGACTTGATTCAAAATCACTTATTAGCATATTCACACTGGAATGTAGCAGCATTTGCAATTCAAGAAGCTCTAAAGTTCATTGGCTGCCACAATAGCTTATCTAATCTTGAAATGAATGAAAGAGTATGGAATCTGTTTCACCCGGAAGTTAAAGATATTTTGCAGCCATATAAATTAACAGAGTATAGAATTATTCAGGGTACAAATGAGCATTTACTTGATcaattaaagtttttaagTGATGAACGAACAGAAAATGTCtatgaattttatttttggtgtttagatttaataaacaatgaaatcaataaaatcaatgaatttgaaaaaccAAGTAAAATCCcagtaaatattaaaaatattaatattttgttcGAAGGATGTAGAGTTGTTTCACTTGGGATTCCATCCgttttcaattttatacTTCCTTTAtcaattgaatttattCTCCTATTTTGTGACCATTCTGTAATAagaaatttgaaagaaaaattatgTTCGTTAATTATTTCTGGGCTCGAATGTGGCGTAAGCGATAGactaaataatttttcgATGTTAGACTCTCGAAAGGataatagaattaaatcttcatctttaataattcaccACGTTACATatgaatcaatatttattgtaaTAACGCATTTAATGGAAATTTTCGAGAATATTATTCAGTGTAAAGTACCACAAATCCTACCTTGGTTTAATGAATCATTGCTTGAGCCTTTTTTACAAGAATTGTACcttaatgaaattaatcaatttgataattcaattaatgaaaaaaatattaatcaaactGAAGAAGGAAAGATAGTAAGTCCAAGTAACGTTacattatcattattagcAGAAGCAACAAAGATGAAAAGTTCCAAAGCTacaattgatttattttctgataAGAGTTGTCAGTCTAATCCTCAGtactttgaaaatgaaataataagctatattttcaatttgaaACAAGAGAATGGTAAAAACGAAGAAATCAAatcaatagaaaataaaaaaaaattacctAATGAAATCAAATTCCTCTCAACACTCTCAAACTTTCCAGTAATAAAAACTATTGCTAACTTGCAGTTTATTACCGATCTCCCAATTAGTATATTGATACAAGCTGCATTGTCATGTGGCTCATACACACGTGCACTACTACTTTTTGAAAGATTTTTATTAGTTAAATATACAAATGAAGATTTTCCGaaaagaaaacaaagaaaatttaataagttAAGGACTTCACTAATGACACAATTTGGACTAGCATCAAAATATTCTGGAAATGCAATAGACTATTTTAGAACTAATggctttaataatatagatTTTGATCCACTTAATCCACTAAAATTTTACAAGACTTGTTACAGAACATACACTGAATTACCAAATATATTCGAagaagataaaaaaaaaacaattaaccatatattatatttgcCTTTTCAATGTTATTTGGGAATTAAAGATACAGATAACTTACTAGGTATAATGACTATATATGAACAAATGTCAACATTTGCGCAGGGAACATTTGATAAGCAGCTTATTGAGTCTTTATTGAGAGAGGATTATTACGGTGCTGCAACAATATATGAAAGAatcatttcaaataattcagaaataAACCACTTAATATTTAGAAACTATTTAAGGTGCCTTCTTAAAGCAGGGTTTCCTCATATTGTATTGACTACATTATTGAATGCAAATAAAATAGTTGGGTTCAAAACAGAACTCGAAAATCTATCgcaaaattttaaagagAACAATTTCTctaatcaattaaattatatcaaCAGTAACTTATTCATCTCTGAAGCATTAGAAGCCTGCTATCAATTAGGAAATTGGGAGTTTCtagaaattataatttctgataataaaaataatgtagaacaaaaaattcagtcaaatttaattaataatatttatatggACCTTTTTATAccttcaaatattgatacAATAATGCAAAGATTCGATATTTATAGAGGAAAACTGTTATTACACCTTCATTTCGCAAAATCTAATATCGCTcaaaaagataataaatttaatgaatcttttattaacaCACTAGAAAAAGCAAGAAGCCTTTTGTTAACCCCTTTAAGCATTAAATGGAATGACTCACATACAAGATCAAGCACAATACTGGAAAAGTTACATATACTTATGGATATTGAATttgtatattatttttttattagattAAAGAATAAACAAATGATTAATAACCCCTTGATCaagaaatttgattttattgaaaaacaAAACAAATTAGAATGGATTAAGGTTAGTGAACTTTTCGTTCTACGAGTTGATAATGCCAAAATTAACTCTGAAAAAAAGTACTCATTACTTTCTCAAGCCAAAATTACATTAGAAGTTGCAGGCTTTGAattatcttcttttcttttgttACTTGTATTGGAAAGAAgcaaaatttcaattttaaattcaaattcttctcagtcatatataaattttttaaattcatttgaaatGATTGGGATGCAAAATCACTCACTAGATCAGGACTTTCACTTATTAAACAATAATGTTTCTGCTTTTGGGATTGCTGATTCGAGTTTGATGGATTTACATTCAATGAATTATAATGGTAGAGAAAGGGTTCCTGGGCTTATTCAAAtagataatttaattagtATTTCTTATTTCGAAAAAATCTTAGGCAGAGAtgttaattttgaaaaaatcaACTGGTCAAGAACAGAGAAAGAATTACTTGACGAATGGGAGTTATAttgtaaaaataaatacataATTACTCTGAACCAAAACTTGCTAGTtacatatttatttaagCTATTCCAAAGAAATCAGATTAAAGTTGCTATTCACTTTTATGAAATGATCACTAGTAATAGGTCAAACGATTTGTTAGATGATGTTACATTTTCAGAAATCAACCTTGTGTACTTGGATTGGGCGATTAAATCCTCTATGATTTCaccagaaaatattatcaatacaTTCCGTGAAACTCTTGAAATACGATCAAATTGTGAAAAAACATATTTCCAGTTTGCAAATTATCTggataattattttcatcttaTAGTTTCTAGTTCAGAAGCTGAAAACAATTTTCCTACAAGCTCAACTACATCAAAAAACAATTACAATCTTGGATCTATTTTTCAATGTGACGAAACCATTTTTTTGTGTATTAATATGTATTTAAGTTGTCTGAAGTGTGgtaattcatttatttatcCTTCCCTTTCTAgagttttatttttaatatttaactattcaaatattattttgaaacaTGGAATTGTACAATCTTCAGGTAAATGCGAAAACGCAAAGATATTACCTGATACATTTTTtagattaaaaaaagaaattctgGAACTTCCTCCTTCTCTTTGGTATGTTGTTTTACCTCAATTATTAAGTAGGTGCCAACATCCTGGCCTTGGATCAATCATAATACAACCGTTGATAGCAAAAATTCTCAGAAAGCTTCCACGTCAAGCAGCATGGAGTTTTGTTTCAATGTTAAAAAGTAATAGTTCTGAAAGAAAAGGCACCGCAATTTCTATTCTAAAGATGTCAAAGGTTATAACCAATGAAGAAAACgatgaagaatttattaatgagACGGATTTTTCACTTATTTTAGATGAATATATTCGCTTATTTGACAACTTGATGGTTTTGGCAATGGACTCCAGCTCAGGCAGCAATATTCAATTGCAATCAAAAGATCAAAGAGCATCTAATAGAGCTTCAAACAAATGTATGAGTTTGCGTTCTGACTTTCAATCTCTTTACCATTcaatgaagaatttaaataaatctaaaGGACTAATAATTCCAACACAACTACAATTAAGTTTTAACTACTCTTCTATTAATCATGCTAGATGCAAatttttctcaaattatttacCCACATGCAAAAAACGAAATTCTAATTCTGATCAGCAGTTTCTACCCAactattttaaaaatagtCAAATGCCAAACATAGTTCGAAATTTAATAACAATTTCCGGAATGGAAGATACGATTTTTGTTTTGCCAAGTAAACAAAAACCTAAAAAAATTGGATTGATTGGATCTAATGGAGAGACATACTATTACTTagttaaaaatgaaaaacGTGGTGATTTGCGCAAAGATATGCGTCTAATGGAGCTTGCTCAGCtattaaatcaaagaaTGTCAAATGCAAAAGGATTATCTCTAAGAACGTTTTCTGTGGTTCCTTTGTCTGAAGTTGCAGGAATTATTGAATGGGTTCCAAACGTGACCACTCTGGGAAATATTGTAATGGGTGAATGGAAGGAACTTATTGGTAGCTCAAAATTCCATAGGCAGTTATTGGAGACTCAAGATATTTTGAGACAAAATTCTTTGCAGCCCGATAAACTGTATAAGTTATATTCTGAAGAAATCCTACCTAAATATCCGCCAATGCTTCATAATTGGTTCTTTAAAAAGTTTAGTACAAAATCTAGCTACATTTGGCTGAAATCAAAGGAGAAATACACAAAAAGTACAGCAGTCTGGTCAATGTTTGGGTACATTGTAGGCTTAGGAGATAGACATgcagaaaatattttaattgatACTCAAGTTGGCGACATTATTCATGTTGATTTTGACTGTCTATTTGGTAAAGGATTTTTACTTGAGATACCAGAGATAGTCCCATTTAGGCTTACGCCGAATATTGTAATCGCAATGGGTAGTTGTGGCGTAGAGGGAACTTTTACTGGAACCTCAATATCATCGATGAGCATTTTTAGAAGCCCATTCAATAAATCACTAATTATGACATTTCTAGAGGCTTTCATACATGATCCTCTCATTGAATGGATGAGACCAGGAAAAACAACTCAAATCTCAAATTTAGGAGGGAGTGTTGATcctatttcatttttagcCGCTGCTAAGGGGCATTCTCACCTAAGGACAATCTACAGAAAGTTGAATGGGATGGTAGATTGCTTCTCACAAAATAAGAAAGCTGCTTTAGCTCTATATGGGCCCAATAACTGTTCGCAAAGAAGGCCGTTCCACGAAAGAGGTCTCGGTCTTTCAGTTGAAAGCCAAGTTCTCGAGCTGATTAGTTCAGCAAAATGTAAACGAAATTTGTCGCAGATGTACGCAGGCTGGATGCCTCAATTGTAA